The nucleotide sequence CTATGCGTGTGGCGCACGCTGCACAGGTCATGCCGGTGATTTGAAAATTGGCTTCTTTAACTTCAGTAGTCATTCGGCATCCTCCTCTCATACTACCCAGGGGTATATTTTCGTTAAAAGATAAGAGTGCTCAACAGCACTCTTATACGACGTCGTATCCTTGGTCTTCAATCGTTTCCTGAATTTGGTTCAACGAAGTTTTGCTGTTGTCATAAGCTACGCTGACTTCGCCTTTGCCCAAATCCACTTTTACAGACGATACTCCTTGAAGTTCTCCGACGCTCGATTCAACTGTATTCACGCAATGGGCACATGACATGCCTTGGACTTTCAATGTTTCATTCATTATTTTTGCCTCCTAGGATTTTGTTTTATGTTCTTGCCTTAATCGTATCATACGTCTTTACTTCGTCATGGTTTTCATGACATCCATCAATTCATTGATCGCTTCTTCGCCTTTGTTTTCCTTGATCGCTTTGGAAACGCAATGATGGGTGT is from Planococcus liqunii and encodes:
- the copZ gene encoding copper chaperone CopZ, with the translated sequence MNETLKVQGMSCAHCVNTVESSVGELQGVSSVKVDLGKGEVSVAYDNSKTSLNQIQETIEDQGYDVV